A stretch of Ipomoea triloba cultivar NCNSP0323 chromosome 11, ASM357664v1 DNA encodes these proteins:
- the LOC115997576 gene encoding protein STICHEL-like 2 isoform X2 — protein sequence MDGRRHSVDIPISRTLVALRRVKSLRDPSTNSMGKFFAFLENSNWETNSSNGISLGFEKNDNALFTRNEAYPGVKDPDCGVRKPNSKLESHETAGWVENGGSNGIIHAERPNLDQSTKAVAEKNESRSERYCRVVTKQGLELACIASSNDCGEGVGSCNERNEESVQVANPPKKKSKYRNQYRSSRPAVDNVLNQLGSPQFSANGALEGSCHVMPQYDSEDFDIVDSVNHGCGISSCWLGTPRLRGSNLLPDVEEQPLLSGDGGETLFAGERGCWELYSNGVTSISESRNVYQKFRPKLFSELVGQNVVARSLLNTISTGRIHPFYLFHGPRGTGKTSASRIFAAALNCLSLDAQKPCGLCLECVLFFSGRNKDVVEVDCLKINKMERIRSLMKSAGIPPLSSRFKTFIFDECQLLREETWGTILSSLDELSRHVIFIMITPDLDKLPRTAVSRSQKYHFPKIKDIDIANHLGKICAEEGGEFDQDALEFIACKSNGSLRDGEMMLEQLSLLGKRISMPLVYELIGAVSDDELLELLHLALSSDTSNTVKRARELMRSRIDPMQLISQLANLIMDILAGKRVLGGRFSEASTQQLSHALKILSETEKQLRMSKSQTTWLTAALLQLSSVGSSMDLNEARLCSRTEYPQDLDGNFCSTSSTGESLKHVANCACESSESCQVRMQNDEETLTSIWSKAIAKCESHSLKSFLQRRGILSSICLKQGLAVAELKFSHPDYVSKAEKSWKSIANALQQTLCCNVEIRINLVNGAFPRKHARANKLSFSLFGCSRKKNHKPEISESGSDPSEISDFASKRIIKMDKVNDACSSECVSQTQQKATVRTIRNNDGNALTIGMVNADWTDSMQLQHCLEGDYFNKGSNRGCKDFLPLEPEKNHGCFPRSVKHLKRSYSSNESRMICPLGQQSGNWALSIPNKTSETQFCASDPHITCTRPINCCSGNIDISRSSKFHCWRTVVSPFKKALRLKRQPENSHLQLVMPCAPAT from the exons ATGGATGGGCGGCGGCACTCTGTTGATATTCCCATATCAAGAACACTGGTTGCACTTAGAAGAGTTAAGTCTCTTAGAGATCCGTCAACTAATTCAATGGGGAAATTCTTTGCATTCCTTGAAAATTCGAATTGGGAAACGAATTCAAGTAATGGGATTAGTTTAGGATTTGAGAAAAATGACAATGCTTTATTCACGAGGAATGAGGCTTATCCTGGTGTTAAGGACCCAGATTGTGGTGTAAGGAAACCCAACTCAAAATTGGAATCACATGAAACTGCAGGATGGGTTGAGAATGGAGGCAGTAATGGTATCATTCATGCTGAACGGCCCAACTTAGATCAATCAACCAAAGCTGTGGCGGAAAAAAACGAATCTCGGAGTGAAAGATATTGTAGAGTAGTCACAAAGCAAGGTTTGGAATTGGCTTGCATAGCATCTTCAAATGACTGTGGTGAAGGCGTGGGTTCATGTAATGAAAGGAATGAAGAGTCAGTGCAGGTTGCAAATCCGCCAAAGAAGAAAAGTAAATATAGAAATCAATACAGGTCATCTAGACCAGCAGTTGATAATGTTTTGAATCAGCTAGGCAGTCCTCAGTTTTCTGCAAATGGTGCTTTGGAAGGGTCCTGTCATGTGATGCCACAGTATGATAGTGAAGATTTTGATATTGTTGACTCTGTTAACCATGGATGTGGGATTAGCTCCTGCTGGTTGGGGACCCCACGGCTTAGAGGATCCAATCTTCTTCCAGATGTGGAAGAGCAGCCACTTCTCTCTGGGGATGGAGGTGAAACTCTCTTTGCTGGAGAACGAGGATGCTGGGAGCTTTACAGCAATGGGGTTACTTCCATTTCAGAAAGTAGAAATGTCTATCAAAAGTTCAGACCAAAATTATTCAGTGAATTGGTAGGACAAAATGTAGTAGCAAGGTCCCTTTTGAATACAATCTCAACCGGACGGATACATCCCTTCTACCTTTTTCATGGTCCACGTGGTACTGGAAAGACATCGGCATCAAGAATCTTTGCGGCTGCATTAAACTGTCTTTCTTTGGATGCCCAAAAACCATGTGGTCTGTGCCTAGAATGTGTTCTCTTCTTCTCTGGAAGGAATAAGGATGTCGTAGAAGTAGATTGcttgaaaatcaataaaatgGAAAGGATTAGGTCACTTATGAAGAGTGCAGGGATCCCTCCCCTCTCTTCCCGATTTaagacttttatttttgacgAGTGTCAACTATTGCGAGAAGAAACATGGGGAACTATTTTGAGTAGCCTTGATGAGCTATCTCGACATGTTATCTTCATAATGATTACCCCGGATCTTGATAAACTGCCCCGCACTGCAGTGTCACGGTCAcagaaataccattttcctaaAATTAAAGACATTGATATTGCAAACCATTTGGGGAAAATCTGTGCAGAAGAAGGAGGTGAATTTGATCAGGATGCTTTAGAGTTCATTGCTTGCAAATCAAATGGTTCACTTCGTGATGGGGAGATGATGCTTGAGCAGCTCAGTTTGCTTGGTAAAAGAATTTCAATGCCATTAGTTTACGAGCTA ATTGGAGCTGTCTCTGATGATGAATTACTGGAGTTACTACATCTGGCATTGTCATCTGATACTTCTAATACAGTTAAAAGAGCCAGAGAGCTCATGAGATCGCGAATAGATCCCATGCAGTTGATATCACAGTTGGCAAATCTCATAATGGATATTCTTGCTGGAAAGAGGGTTCTTGGAGGACGCTTTT CTGAAGCTAGCACGCAGCAACTAAGTCATGCCCTGAAAATACTTTCTGAAACAGAGAAACAGTTGAGGATGTCAAAGAGTCAGACCACTTGGCTGACTGCTGCTCTTCTGCAGCTAAGCTCCGTGGGTTCTTCAATGGATCTCAATGAAGCAAGGTTATGCAGTAGAACAGAATACCCACAAG ATTTAGATGGTAATTTTTGCAGCACATCGTCAACTGGTGAGAGTTTGAAGCACGTTGCAAATTGTGCATGTGAGAGCAGTGAATCCTGTCAAGTGAGGATGCAGAATGATGAAGAAACTTTGACATCCATATGGAGTAAAGCTATTGCAAAGTGTGAATCCCATTCATTAAAAAGCTTTTTGCAGAGACGGGGAATTTTGTCTTCAATTTGTCTTAAGCAAG GTTTAGCGGTTGCTGAACTGAAGTTTTCTCACCCTGATTACGTATCCAAGGCTGAGAAATCATGGAAGTCGATAGCAAATGCACTTCAGCAGACACTTTGTTGCAATGTAGAGATAAGAATCAATCTCGTGAATGGTGCTTTTCCAAGAAAGCATGCCAGAGCGAACAAGCTGTCTTTTAGCCTGTTCGGTTGTTCACGCAAGAAGAACCACAAACCAGAAATTTCTGAATCTGGAAGTGATCCATCAGAGATCTCCGATTTTGCTTCTAAAAGAATCATTAAAATGGATAAAGTTAATGACGCATGTTCTTCTGAGTGTGTTTCTCAAACTCAACAGAAAGCAACAGTAAGAACTATAAGAAACAATGACGGAAATGCGCTAACCATTGGAATGGTAAACGCGGACTGGACAGACAGCATGCAATTGCAGCACTGCTTAGAAGGCGATTACTTTAACAAGGGAAGTAATCGTGGGTGCAAAGATTTTCTTCCATTGGAGCCAGAAAAAAACCATGGCTGCTTTCCCAGAAGTGTGAAGCATCTAAAGAGATCATACTCATCGAATGAATCTCGGATGATTTGTCCCTTGGGTCAACAATCAGGCAATTGGGCTTTATCGATCCCTAACAAAACTTCTGAAACACAGTTCTGTGCCAGTGATCCTCACATCACTTGCACCAGGCCAATTAACTGCTGCTCAGGAAATATAGACAT TTCTAGGTCTTCAAAGTTCCACTGCTGGAGGACTGTTGTTTCACCTTTCAAGAAG GCTTTGAGATTGAAGCGCCAACCTGAAAACTCACATCTGCAGTTGGTCATGCCTTGCGCCCCCGCAACATGA
- the LOC115997576 gene encoding protein STICHEL-like 2 isoform X1, protein MDGRRHSVDIPISRTLVALRRVKSLRDPSTNSMGKFFAFLENSNWETNSSNGISLGFEKNDNALFTRNEAYPGVKDPDCGVRKPNSKLESHETAGWVENGGSNGIIHAERPNLDQSTKAVAEKNESRSERYCRVVTKQGLELACIASSNDCGEGVGSCNERNEESVQVANPPKKKSKYRNQYRSSRPAVDNVLNQLGSPQFSANGALEGSCHVMPQYDSEDFDIVDSVNHGCGISSCWLGTPRLRGSNLLPDVEEQPLLSGDGGETLFAGERGCWELYSNGVTSISESRNVYQKFRPKLFSELVGQNVVARSLLNTISTGRIHPFYLFHGPRGTGKTSASRIFAAALNCLSLDAQKPCGLCLECVLFFSGRNKDVVEVDCLKINKMERIRSLMKSAGIPPLSSRFKTFIFDECQLLREETWGTILSSLDELSRHVIFIMITPDLDKLPRTAVSRSQKYHFPKIKDIDIANHLGKICAEEGGEFDQDALEFIACKSNGSLRDGEMMLEQLSLLGKRISMPLVYELIGAVSDDELLELLHLALSSDTSNTVKRARELMRSRIDPMQLISQLANLIMDILAGKRVLGGRFSEASTQQLSHALKILSETEKQLRMSKSQTTWLTAALLQLSSVGSSMDLNEARLCSRTEYPQDLDGNFCSTSSTGESLKHVANCACESSESCQVRMQNDEETLTSIWSKAIAKCESHSLKSFLQRRGILSSICLKQGLAVAELKFSHPDYVSKAEKSWKSIANALQQTLCCNVEIRINLVNGAFPRKHARANKLSFSLFGCSRKKNHKPEISESGSDPSEISDFASKRIIKMDKVNDACSSECVSQTQQKATVRTIRNNDGNALTIGMVNADWTDSMQLQHCLEGDYFNKGSNRGCKDFLPLEPEKNHGCFPRSVKHLKRSYSSNESRMICPLGQQSGNWALSIPNKTSETQFCASDPHITCTRPINCCSGNIDISSRSSKFHCWRTVVSPFKKALRLKRQPENSHLQLVMPCAPAT, encoded by the exons ATGGATGGGCGGCGGCACTCTGTTGATATTCCCATATCAAGAACACTGGTTGCACTTAGAAGAGTTAAGTCTCTTAGAGATCCGTCAACTAATTCAATGGGGAAATTCTTTGCATTCCTTGAAAATTCGAATTGGGAAACGAATTCAAGTAATGGGATTAGTTTAGGATTTGAGAAAAATGACAATGCTTTATTCACGAGGAATGAGGCTTATCCTGGTGTTAAGGACCCAGATTGTGGTGTAAGGAAACCCAACTCAAAATTGGAATCACATGAAACTGCAGGATGGGTTGAGAATGGAGGCAGTAATGGTATCATTCATGCTGAACGGCCCAACTTAGATCAATCAACCAAAGCTGTGGCGGAAAAAAACGAATCTCGGAGTGAAAGATATTGTAGAGTAGTCACAAAGCAAGGTTTGGAATTGGCTTGCATAGCATCTTCAAATGACTGTGGTGAAGGCGTGGGTTCATGTAATGAAAGGAATGAAGAGTCAGTGCAGGTTGCAAATCCGCCAAAGAAGAAAAGTAAATATAGAAATCAATACAGGTCATCTAGACCAGCAGTTGATAATGTTTTGAATCAGCTAGGCAGTCCTCAGTTTTCTGCAAATGGTGCTTTGGAAGGGTCCTGTCATGTGATGCCACAGTATGATAGTGAAGATTTTGATATTGTTGACTCTGTTAACCATGGATGTGGGATTAGCTCCTGCTGGTTGGGGACCCCACGGCTTAGAGGATCCAATCTTCTTCCAGATGTGGAAGAGCAGCCACTTCTCTCTGGGGATGGAGGTGAAACTCTCTTTGCTGGAGAACGAGGATGCTGGGAGCTTTACAGCAATGGGGTTACTTCCATTTCAGAAAGTAGAAATGTCTATCAAAAGTTCAGACCAAAATTATTCAGTGAATTGGTAGGACAAAATGTAGTAGCAAGGTCCCTTTTGAATACAATCTCAACCGGACGGATACATCCCTTCTACCTTTTTCATGGTCCACGTGGTACTGGAAAGACATCGGCATCAAGAATCTTTGCGGCTGCATTAAACTGTCTTTCTTTGGATGCCCAAAAACCATGTGGTCTGTGCCTAGAATGTGTTCTCTTCTTCTCTGGAAGGAATAAGGATGTCGTAGAAGTAGATTGcttgaaaatcaataaaatgGAAAGGATTAGGTCACTTATGAAGAGTGCAGGGATCCCTCCCCTCTCTTCCCGATTTaagacttttatttttgacgAGTGTCAACTATTGCGAGAAGAAACATGGGGAACTATTTTGAGTAGCCTTGATGAGCTATCTCGACATGTTATCTTCATAATGATTACCCCGGATCTTGATAAACTGCCCCGCACTGCAGTGTCACGGTCAcagaaataccattttcctaaAATTAAAGACATTGATATTGCAAACCATTTGGGGAAAATCTGTGCAGAAGAAGGAGGTGAATTTGATCAGGATGCTTTAGAGTTCATTGCTTGCAAATCAAATGGTTCACTTCGTGATGGGGAGATGATGCTTGAGCAGCTCAGTTTGCTTGGTAAAAGAATTTCAATGCCATTAGTTTACGAGCTA ATTGGAGCTGTCTCTGATGATGAATTACTGGAGTTACTACATCTGGCATTGTCATCTGATACTTCTAATACAGTTAAAAGAGCCAGAGAGCTCATGAGATCGCGAATAGATCCCATGCAGTTGATATCACAGTTGGCAAATCTCATAATGGATATTCTTGCTGGAAAGAGGGTTCTTGGAGGACGCTTTT CTGAAGCTAGCACGCAGCAACTAAGTCATGCCCTGAAAATACTTTCTGAAACAGAGAAACAGTTGAGGATGTCAAAGAGTCAGACCACTTGGCTGACTGCTGCTCTTCTGCAGCTAAGCTCCGTGGGTTCTTCAATGGATCTCAATGAAGCAAGGTTATGCAGTAGAACAGAATACCCACAAG ATTTAGATGGTAATTTTTGCAGCACATCGTCAACTGGTGAGAGTTTGAAGCACGTTGCAAATTGTGCATGTGAGAGCAGTGAATCCTGTCAAGTGAGGATGCAGAATGATGAAGAAACTTTGACATCCATATGGAGTAAAGCTATTGCAAAGTGTGAATCCCATTCATTAAAAAGCTTTTTGCAGAGACGGGGAATTTTGTCTTCAATTTGTCTTAAGCAAG GTTTAGCGGTTGCTGAACTGAAGTTTTCTCACCCTGATTACGTATCCAAGGCTGAGAAATCATGGAAGTCGATAGCAAATGCACTTCAGCAGACACTTTGTTGCAATGTAGAGATAAGAATCAATCTCGTGAATGGTGCTTTTCCAAGAAAGCATGCCAGAGCGAACAAGCTGTCTTTTAGCCTGTTCGGTTGTTCACGCAAGAAGAACCACAAACCAGAAATTTCTGAATCTGGAAGTGATCCATCAGAGATCTCCGATTTTGCTTCTAAAAGAATCATTAAAATGGATAAAGTTAATGACGCATGTTCTTCTGAGTGTGTTTCTCAAACTCAACAGAAAGCAACAGTAAGAACTATAAGAAACAATGACGGAAATGCGCTAACCATTGGAATGGTAAACGCGGACTGGACAGACAGCATGCAATTGCAGCACTGCTTAGAAGGCGATTACTTTAACAAGGGAAGTAATCGTGGGTGCAAAGATTTTCTTCCATTGGAGCCAGAAAAAAACCATGGCTGCTTTCCCAGAAGTGTGAAGCATCTAAAGAGATCATACTCATCGAATGAATCTCGGATGATTTGTCCCTTGGGTCAACAATCAGGCAATTGGGCTTTATCGATCCCTAACAAAACTTCTGAAACACAGTTCTGTGCCAGTGATCCTCACATCACTTGCACCAGGCCAATTAACTGCTGCTCAGGAAATATAGACAT CAGTTCTAGGTCTTCAAAGTTCCACTGCTGGAGGACTGTTGTTTCACCTTTCAAGAAG GCTTTGAGATTGAAGCGCCAACCTGAAAACTCACATCTGCAGTTGGTCATGCCTTGCGCCCCCGCAACATGA
- the LOC115997577 gene encoding receptor-like protein EIX2, with product MHIPPMLSLVTIFLHLASPFTKGIGAQNTISCIETERQALMAFKQSIMEDNGMLSSWGSHKECCKWWGVGCNNATGHVIRLDLHGNSSTHHYLSAPKVSPSLLQLKHLNYLDLSYNEFQWSSIPEFMGSFQRLRVLNLHNANFAGAIPPHLGNLTNLRVLLLSYNGLNETIAELLEKLARGAAGKSLQVLGLSGNELTGKLPGNMSSRFESLRELNARQNLMSGYLPLLPSSLEQLDLAINNFGSVFQDPTKGFGKPSNLVKLDLSFNLISGPFPDLSDFLSLRVLNLSGNLIQGGISETIGKLSNLQVLNLRSNFLGGVISEVHFWNLSSLQKMDLSINPGLSFNFSDDWVPPFLSLNSMVIGNCKVGPKFPNWLRNLSWFSELDLSSANISDTIPNWFWDLIISPKLRYLNLSHNTLDGKFPDLSNKLSPFSLIDLSNNKFWGPISAFVGDFLILNLSNNKFVGSISFLCSIITQNTLCIDLSYNHFSGKVPDCWNSNISNLAIINLANNDFIGEVPHSLGSLPQLQSLHLSNNYFNGDLPSSFQNFTSLRIMDLGGNKFTGIIPSWIGSHLTNLTIISLRNNNFNGSMPKSLCHLRNVHLLDLSQNKITGRIPRCFNNFTTLQHTPIGSTEISYFTITGNNDYPRFYMDNVFVQWKNKDSKYDKQLGFLYCIDLSSNQLVGDIPEELNVLKELLSLNLSRNHLTGKIFPSIYEMEKLESLDLSMNQLSGEIPKGLALLNFLGVLDLSNNFLSGKIPKGTQLQTFNASSYAGNSGLCGDPLPKCPTDVPQHGKNNDHQEGDENLVDQEFYISMVIGFSVSFWGLVVSLVLSDKWRLAYYGFLNDVKDGMYVKMKLYLMRAQRKIMDN from the coding sequence ATGCATATCCCACCCATGCTTAGCCTTGTGACAATATTTCTGCACTTAGCCTCTCCTTTCACAAAAGGAATTGGTGCCCAAAACACTATAAGCTGTATTGAAACTGAGAGGCAAGCACTTATGGCTTTCAAGCAAAGCATTATGGAAGACAATGGCATGTTGTCTTCTTGGGGAAGCCATAAAGAGTGCTGCAAATGGTGGGGTGTTGGCTGTAACAACGCCACGGGCCACGTTATCCGCCTCGATCTTCATGGCAATTCAAGTACCCATCACTACCTAAGTGCTCCCAAGGTTAGTCCATCTCTGCTTCAGCTCAAGCACTTGAATTATCTGGACCTAAGTTACAATGAATTCCAATGGAGTTCGATCCCGGAATTCATGGGATCCTTCCAAAGATTGAGAgttttgaatctccataatgcTAATTTTGCTGGTGCTATTCCTCCCCATCTTGGGAACCTCACAAATCTAAGAGTTCTCTTGTTGTCTTACAATGGACTAAACGAAACGATAGCCGAGCTTCTTGAGAAGTTAGCAAGGGGTGCAGCTGGGAAGTCATTGCAGGTTTTGGGGTTATCTGGGAATGAACTAACAGGCAAACTCCCTGGAAATATGAGCTCTAGGTTTGAATCCTTGAGAGAATTGAATGCAAGGCAAAACCTAATGAGTGGATATTTGCCTCTTTTGCCTTCAAGCCTTGAGCAGTTAGATTTAGCCATTAACAATTTTGGTAGTGTGTTTCAAGACCCCACCAAAGGTTTTGGAAAACCAAGTAATCTTGTGAAACTGGATTTATCCTTTAATCTCATCTCAGGGCCATTCCCAGATTTGTCAGATTTTTTGTCATTGAGAGTGTTGAATCTGAGTGGGAATCTAATCCAAGGGGGGATATCAGAGACAATAGGGAAGTTATCAAACCTTCAAGTGTTGAATTTAAGGTCCAATTTTTTGGGAGGGGTTATTAGTGAAGTCCACTTTTGGAACCTTAGCAGCCTCCAAAAGATGGATTTATCTATAAACCCAGGATTGTCATTCAACTTTAGTGATGATTGGGTTCCTCCTTTTCTTAGCCTAAACTCTATGGTGATAGGGAATTGTAAAGTTGGGCCTAAATTCCCAAATTGGCTAAGAAATCTAAGTTGGTTTTCAGAGCTTGATCTCTCCTCTGCTAATATTTCTGATACAATACCCAATTGGTTTTGGGACCTCATCATCTCCCCCAAACTTAGATACTTGAATTTATCTCACAACACCCTTGATGGCAAATTCCCTGATTTATCCAACAAGCTTTCTCCTTTTTCACTCATAGATCTTAGCAACAACAAATTTTGGGGTCCCATATCCGCATTCGTTGGGGattttttaatacttaatcTCTCGAATAATAAGTTTGTTGGGTCAATCTCTTTCCTGTGCTCAATTATTACTCAGAATACTTTATGTATTGACCTTTCATATAATCATTTCTCTGGTAAAGTTCCTGATTGCTGGAATAGCAACATTTCAAATTTGGCCATTATTAATTTGGCAAATAATGATTTCATTGGAGAAGTTCCGCATTCTTTAGGATCCCTACCTCAGCTTCAATCATTGCATTTGTCAAACAACTACTTCAATGGGGATTTGCCTTCCtcatttcaaaattttacatCCTTGAGAATTATGGATCTTGGAGGAAATAAGTTTACAGGGATAATCCCATCATGGATAGGAAGCCATCTAActaatttgaccattattagcctGCGCAATAACAACTTTAATGGAAGCATGCCTAAAAGTCTGTGTCACCTTAGGAATGTCCATCTCTTAGATCTCTCTCAGAACAAGATCACAGGAAGAATCCCACGCTGCTTTAACAATTTTACTACTCTTCAGCATACTCCCATTGGAAGCACTGAAATCTCCTACTTTACTATCACGGGAAATAATGATTATCCTCGCTTCTACATGGACAATGTTTTTGTTCAATGGAAAAACAAGGACTCAAAGTATGATAAGCAATTAGGATTCTTGTATTGCATTGATCTTTCAAGCAATCAATTGGTTGGAGATATTCCAGAAGAACTTAATGTTCTCAAGGAATTACTCTCCCTGAACCTTTCAAGAAACCATTTGACTGGTAAAATATTTCCATCAATTTATGAGATGGAAAAGTTAGAATCCCTTGATCTATCCATGAATCAACTTTCAGGTGAAATTCCAAAGGGTCTTGCACTATTGAATTTTCTTGGGGTTCTTGACCTGTCGAACAACTTCTTGTCCGGTAAAATTCCTAAGGGCACTCAACTGCAAACTTTCAATGCTTCATCCTATGCTGGAAATAGCGGCTTATGTGGGGACCCACTTCCCAAGTGTCCCACAGATGTTCCTCAACATGGCAAAAATAATGACCATCAAGAAGGAGATGAGAATCTTGTAGATCAGGAATTTTACATATCCATGGTGATTGGGTTCTCTGTCAGCTTTTGGGGGCTTGTGGTCTCATTGGTGCTCAGTGACAAATGGAGATTAGCCTATTATGGATTCTTGAATGATGTCAAAGATGGGATGTATGTGAAAATGAAACTTTATTTAATGAGAGCACAACGAAAAATTATGGACAACTAA